The following is a genomic window from Planctomycetota bacterium.
CGATGGACATCACCGGCGGTCTGCCGCGTGTCACGGAGCTGTTCGAGGCCCGCAAGCCCAAGGAGCCGACGGTCCTGTCCGAGATTTCGGGCATCGTCGAAATCCAGCAGGGCCGGCGCAAGGGCAAGGTGACGATCGTCGTCAAGAACGAGACTGGCATGGAGCGCGAGCACCACGTGCCGCAGGGCACCGACGTGCTCGTCCACGCCGGCGACTCGGTCGAGGCGGGCGATCCGCTCATCCGCGGCAGCGTCATCCCGCACGACATCCTCACCATCAAGGGCGAGGAAGCGCTTCACCACTACCTGCTGACGGAAGTCCAGAACGTCTACCGCAGTCAGGGCGTGCCGATCAACGACAAGCACGTCGAGGTCATCCTCGCTCAGATGCTGCGGAAGGTGAAGGTCGAGGACCACGGCGACACGCCGTTCCTGCCGGGTGAAGTCGCCGATCGCGGCCGATTCCAGGTGGCCAACAACGAGGTCATGAAGCAGGTCGTCGTCACCGACGCGGGCGGCACGCCGTACCGCGCCGGCGAGCTGGTCGACAAGGCCGAGTGGAAGGAAGCCAGCGAGACCGCCGAGGCCGAGGGCAAGGAGCCCGGCAAGGCCCGCCGTGGCAAGCCGGCTCGTGCCCGCACGCTGCTCTTGGGCATCACCAAGGCGTCGCTGTCGAGCGAGAGCTTCATCAGCGCCGCCAGCTTCCAGGAGACGACCAAGGTCCTGACCGAGGCCGCCATGGCCGGCATGCAGGACAAGCTCCTTGGCCTCAAGGAGAACGTCATCCTGGGTCACCTCATCCCGGCCGGCACGGGCTACTCGGCCCACCAGCAGCTGCAGGTCAAGCACCTCGTCGAGCCCGAGCCCGACGACGGCCTGCACTACGAGCCGCGTCCGGAGACACCCAGCCGTCTGCCGAGCACCGAGCGGATCAGCTCGTTCGCCCAGCGCGAGGCCGTCCCGCAGGCCGGCTCGTGATCGGCTGAACTGACGTCAAACACACCGCGGCCGCGACTTTCGAGTCGCGGCCGCTCTTCATGGACGAGGCGGCTCCAGGGTGACGTGCATGAAAGCGACGATCACGACACAACTTCGACGCGGCCTCGTCGTCACCGCGATCGTCGCTGCGAGTCTTGCGACGCTGTTGCTCGCCTTGACGTTCCTTCAGCGGCTCGATTGGCGACTGGACCTGTTGAGCCATCTTCGGCTGCACCTCATCGCTTCGCTCGTCGTCGCGGCCGTCGCCTTGTCTGCGATGCGTCGATTGCGTGTTGGCATCGCGGCCGCGTCCGTCGCCCTTGCAGTTCTTATCGCTGACACAGCCGTCGTCCCAGGCGGTCCGGAACGGGTCGATGCGTCGCCCGACTTGGTCGTTGTCCACGCGAACACGGGGAATCACCAGCTCGATCGCGACGCATTCGACGCTTGGTTTGCAACGGTCCGCGCCGACGTCGTCCTGCTTCAGGAGGTCACGCCGCACACGCTCGAGCACCTCGAGTCGCGATGGCCCGAGTACACGGTCCTGGCGGCGGAGCCCCGGTGGGACACGCGAGGCGTTGCCGTCCTGGTGAAGGCGAAGAGATCTGCCGAGGCCGACCTGCTGCATCCGCTGCCCGACAAG
Proteins encoded in this region:
- a CDS encoding endonuclease/exonuclease/phosphatase family protein — its product is MKATITTQLRRGLVVTAIVAASLATLLLALTFLQRLDWRLDLLSHLRLHLIASLVVAAVALSAMRRLRVGIAAASVALAVLIADTAVVPGGPERVDASPDLVVVHANTGNHQLDRDAFDAWFATVRADVVLLQEVTPHTLEHLESRWPEYTVLAAEPRWDTRGVAVLVKAKRSAEADLLHPLPDKDRPIAVVTLDVAGTTTSILHFSTTRPLPRDNFEWQAEAFEFAAQWANEERSEGRVPLLVGDFNQTPRGWQLRDLCRETGLSPMMLRSWRWPLPRVAGLAVNGFLVPDELLVIDKSAGPYLGGDHWPVIASFAADGQLNLEVELSTVHPEEHEPPERHVDDRPGEAADDT